In the genome of Deltaproteobacteria bacterium, one region contains:
- a CDS encoding twin-arginine translocase TatA/TatE family subunit gives MFGLGFSEILVILGMCLIVLGPERLPQLAKTLGRALGELRRASDEFKREISSSVLLTERDAFKEEIRDIRKLIAEPTKLEKSQLNTITAAATDESVANGESASPHTHEE, from the coding sequence ATGTTTGGTCTTGGATTTTCTGAAATATTGGTCATTTTGGGTATGTGCCTAATCGTATTGGGACCCGAACGCTTGCCTCAGCTTGCAAAAACCCTTGGTCGAGCCTTAGGGGAACTGCGCCGAGCTTCGGATGAGTTTAAGAGAGAAATCTCGTCTTCAGTTTTGTTGACAGAGCGAGATGCGTTTAAAGAGGAAATTCGCGACATTCGAAAACTCATTGCTGAACCAACTAAACTGGAGAAGTCACAACTCAACACCATTACAGCTGCCGCTACTGACGAGTCTGTAGCCAACGGAGAATCAGCATCACCGCATACCCATGAAGAGTAA
- the tatC gene encoding twin-arginine translocase subunit TatC translates to MKSNSESQMPLLEHLTELSVCLKYSLLGIVLMALLSYVWASELFHFLTAPLVEHFSAVQLIGTGPADAFIVKLKASCFAGIMLSSPFTFYQIWKFVAPGLHPNERVFALPFVFVSSLCFIIGALFCFFVVFPFAFEFFMGEFHSIGVSPTIKIGEYLSFVVKLVLVFGVLFEMPVMSFFLARFKLITHQWLIDKARYAVVVIFIVAAILTPPDAVTQVLLAVPLCILYAICILVVYYANPESGLKARQGDPK, encoded by the coding sequence ATGAAGAGTAATAGCGAATCACAGATGCCGCTACTGGAGCATTTGACCGAACTTAGCGTTTGTCTAAAATATTCCTTGCTCGGCATCGTCTTAATGGCGTTGCTCTCTTATGTATGGGCTAGTGAGCTTTTCCATTTCCTCACTGCGCCCCTTGTCGAACATTTTAGTGCAGTGCAGCTAATAGGAACTGGCCCCGCAGATGCATTTATCGTTAAACTAAAAGCATCTTGTTTTGCTGGAATCATGCTTTCGTCGCCTTTTACTTTTTACCAGATTTGGAAATTCGTTGCCCCAGGGCTACATCCGAACGAACGAGTTTTTGCGCTCCCCTTTGTTTTTGTCTCGTCTCTATGTTTTATAATCGGTGCTTTGTTTTGCTTTTTTGTGGTTTTTCCATTTGCATTTGAATTTTTCATGGGCGAATTTCACTCTATTGGCGTTTCTCCAACGATAAAAATAGGCGAATACCTTTCGTTTGTTGTAAAACTAGTCTTGGTTTTTGGCGTATTGTTTGAAATGCCAGTCATGAGTTTTTTTCTAGCAAGATTTAAGTTAATTACGCATCAATGGCTAATTGACAAGGCGCGCTACGCAGTAGTCGTGATATTTATCGTCGCTGCAATTCTTACTCCTCCAGATGCCGTAACGCAGGTGTTGCTAGCAGTGCCACTTTGTATTCTCTACGCAATTTGCATACTTGTAGTGTACTATGCAAATCCAGAAAGTGGATTAAAGGCTAGACAAGGCGACCCCAAATAA
- a CDS encoding ATP-binding cassette domain-containing protein: MSIVSVEDLSKTYKNFSRRRGLKGAMRDLFFRQYRSITAVDKISFTVEPGEILGYIGPNGAGKSTSIKMLTGVLKPSSGNVSVMSFDPFKDRKAYAKHIGVVFGQRTQLWWDIAVFESFSLLAKIYEVEKSAFCARLEILSEVLDLKPLLSTSVRKLSLGQRMRCDLAASMIHNPKILFLDEPTIGLDAVAKDNVRKFLRRINKEFNTTIILTTHDLKEIEELCARIIVIDKGRKVFDGLLELIKSLSGLKHQMCVDFVTEPPEQELKSLFSGKVVLEKKGERRLIMAYDPKGVSTVEILRAIMQHHEVADINISQPSIEEIVTKLYREGGNDGLY; the protein is encoded by the coding sequence ATGTCTATCGTAAGCGTAGAAGATTTAAGCAAGACTTATAAGAACTTTTCTCGACGAAGAGGCTTAAAGGGAGCTATGCGAGATCTCTTTTTTCGCCAATATCGCAGCATCACTGCAGTAGACAAAATCTCGTTTACTGTAGAGCCAGGTGAAATCCTCGGTTACATTGGGCCAAATGGAGCGGGGAAGTCGACTAGCATTAAAATGCTTACAGGTGTTCTCAAGCCGAGCTCCGGGAATGTGAGCGTTATGTCCTTTGACCCTTTTAAGGATCGCAAGGCATATGCGAAACACATAGGCGTAGTATTCGGTCAACGCACGCAATTGTGGTGGGACATAGCGGTTTTTGAGTCATTTTCCCTGCTCGCAAAGATTTATGAGGTTGAAAAAAGCGCTTTTTGCGCTAGACTCGAAATCCTTAGCGAAGTATTGGATCTCAAACCCCTTTTAAGCACTTCGGTTAGAAAATTATCTCTCGGTCAGCGCATGCGCTGCGATTTAGCGGCAAGCATGATTCATAACCCGAAGATCCTTTTTTTGGACGAACCTACTATAGGCCTCGATGCCGTAGCCAAGGACAATGTGCGCAAATTTTTAAGGCGCATCAATAAAGAGTTTAATACTACTATCATTCTTACAACTCATGACTTAAAAGAAATCGAGGAATTATGCGCGCGCATAATCGTAATAGATAAGGGCCGCAAAGTTTTTGACGGTCTTTTAGAGTTGATTAAATCGCTTTCAGGGCTTAAGCACCAAATGTGCGTAGACTTCGTAACCGAGCCACCCGAACAGGAGCTTAAAAGTTTATTTAGCGGAAAAGTTGTTCTTGAAAAAAAAGGCGAGCGCAGGTTAATTATGGCTTACGATCCCAAGGGCGTTTCTACCGTTGAGATACTACGGGCAATAATGCAGCACCACGAGGTAGCTGATATTAACATCTCCCAACCAAGCATAGAGGAGATCGTAACAAAATTGTACCGCGAAGGGGGAAATGACGGACTGTATTAA
- a CDS encoding ABC-2 family transporter protein has product MTDCINAPRLIAFNYRRRFDVYAAFVKNTFLEMLAFRLRYLTGILTYMLFVSVNYFIWAAIYSGRPKNTEINGFSFSEMITYIAVGWVARSLYFSDLDYEIEDLVRSGDVSNYLLKPVDFQLMMFARACGSSAFRLLFFTVPIGLVILWIFPVMLPASASAMLLFSLSTVSGFIILAEINFIVGLLAFSIQSIQGIIRSKYFLIQLFSGLLLPMAFFPAGFRAVVELLPLKDISFVPLQFYLGHFAWGNVPSIFISQLIWIFVLLVAGRLMWQRAIAKLSIQGG; this is encoded by the coding sequence ATGACGGACTGTATTAATGCGCCCCGACTCATTGCCTTTAATTATAGAAGGCGCTTTGATGTCTATGCAGCTTTTGTGAAAAACACCTTTCTCGAAATGCTTGCATTTCGGCTGCGCTATCTTACCGGCATATTGACGTATATGTTGTTTGTGTCGGTAAATTACTTCATTTGGGCTGCCATTTACTCTGGGCGGCCTAAAAATACAGAAATAAATGGTTTTTCCTTTTCGGAGATGATCACCTACATTGCCGTCGGATGGGTAGCTAGGAGTTTATATTTTTCGGATTTAGATTACGAAATAGAAGATTTAGTGCGAAGTGGCGATGTGAGTAACTACCTGCTTAAACCGGTGGATTTTCAGTTGATGATGTTTGCAAGAGCTTGTGGCTCATCTGCATTTCGCCTTTTGTTTTTTACAGTTCCAATAGGTCTAGTCATATTGTGGATTTTTCCTGTAATGTTGCCCGCTAGCGCGAGTGCTATGCTTCTTTTTAGCCTGTCGACCGTTAGCGGTTTTATTATACTTGCAGAGATTAACTTTATTGTTGGTCTGCTGGCATTCTCTATTCAATCCATTCAAGGAATAATTCGTTCAAAGTATTTTCTAATTCAATTATTTTCTGGTCTCTTATTGCCAATGGCCTTTTTCCCCGCAGGCTTTAGAGCAGTAGTGGAACTTTTGCCACTTAAGGATATTTCCTTTGTGCCACTTCAGTTTTATTTGGGACATTTTGCCTGGGGAAATGTGCCTAGCATCTTTATTAGCCAGTTAATTTGGATCTTTGTCTTGCTGGTAGCAGGTCGGCTGATGTGGCAGCGGGCTATAGCGAAGCTTAGCATTCAGGGCGGATGA
- a CDS encoding ABC-2 family transporter protein has translation MYFAQFLKARLEYKVDFFATLFSSIVTALTGLLFIVFLMDNKTIAELNGWSRDEVLFIYGYAQIPTALFLTVSQNLYSFGDRYVVQGQFDKVLVRPLNSLFQILFESFNMEVLGNLVLGILVMAYANRGVGFSFGVTDILWLLVSSVSGALILISVFVVLASLSFHFEDKMGVAAPFYNLMHMARYPLPIFNRAIQLILSWVVPFGFVAFYPATHFFKKEGFAVYCYLTPLMAVACMFVAGISWKYGVSKYSSAGN, from the coding sequence ATGTACTTCGCGCAATTCTTAAAGGCGCGACTTGAATACAAGGTAGATTTCTTTGCAACTCTTTTTTCGAGTATCGTCACTGCCCTTACTGGGCTTCTCTTTATAGTTTTTCTTATGGATAATAAAACCATAGCAGAACTTAACGGCTGGAGTCGGGATGAGGTGTTATTTATCTACGGCTATGCGCAGATACCAACGGCGTTGTTTTTGACTGTATCTCAGAACTTATATAGTTTTGGGGATAGATATGTTGTCCAAGGGCAATTTGATAAAGTGTTGGTGCGGCCCTTGAATTCTCTTTTTCAGATTCTATTTGAATCGTTTAATATGGAAGTGTTGGGAAATCTTGTGTTGGGAATATTGGTGATGGCCTATGCGAATAGGGGAGTCGGGTTTTCTTTTGGAGTCACTGATATTTTATGGCTTTTGGTCAGTAGCGTTTCTGGAGCTTTAATTCTCATTTCTGTTTTTGTGGTTTTGGCATCGCTGTCTTTCCACTTCGAGGATAAAATGGGAGTAGCAGCTCCGTTCTATAATTTGATGCACATGGCTCGCTATCCACTGCCCATTTTTAACCGAGCAATTCAGCTTATCTTATCTTGGGTTGTGCCCTTTGGTTTTGTTGCGTTTTATCCAGCTACTCATTTTTTTAAAAAGGAGGGATTTGCAGTTTATTGCTATCTAACACCACTTATGGCCGTGGCTTGTATGTTTGTAGCTGGCATTAGCTGGAAATATGGAGTTTCCAAATATTCCTCAGCGGGGAATTGA
- the bshC gene encoding bacillithiol biosynthesis cysteine-adding enzyme BshC, with translation MMTTVRDEHPKSLSKIFEPLAIDSLDNNGLALAAKQAASKCTHPSLIEVIIRQNADLKPSTLRHANIAKLGTPKTIAVIAGQQAGLFLGPLYTFYKACSCIALAKHLELISGIPTVPIFWIQDEDHDFAEINHCWIPNMNGDAVRLELLGDKKSDYLSRVSVKYRTINSDIEPLLDIVKTEYQALPFTTEIIEQIEACYKSGKSISDAFREFLGLVFADDGLVLFSPRDAAVSNLLSPIFELSLEKHAQIAQALIEQTAKLTKYCVDNVVHIRENSPLFFFHKGGADGPRYRLSEDLHSWNLIGGNCSISNSELIAFLKKEPLRFSTSALLRPIAQDYLFPTVAQIAGPSEINYLAQMRPLYDIFALNKPLIVPRPSILCLEPKIRRKLSQLGLTASDLALSETDLLKKVAQTHSSPAQEPAHLENQILAQIEKALEFYKMAASSVDETLLGALARTSQKIANQVHVLVQRYEEAFLRLDDMHKSRLKQIRNALMPNDMHQERVFSPLYFLCKYGYSFKNRLIETINPLSRQNYELDL, from the coding sequence ATGATGACTACAGTGCGCGATGAACACCCTAAAAGTCTCTCTAAGATCTTCGAACCTTTAGCCATTGATTCGTTAGATAACAACGGCTTAGCACTAGCCGCAAAGCAGGCTGCCAGTAAATGCACTCACCCTTCGCTAATAGAAGTAATAATTAGGCAAAACGCCGATTTAAAACCGAGCACCCTGCGGCATGCAAACATAGCCAAACTCGGAACCCCTAAAACTATTGCAGTTATCGCGGGCCAGCAGGCTGGGCTTTTTTTGGGCCCACTATATACATTCTATAAGGCCTGCTCATGTATCGCTCTCGCTAAACATCTTGAGCTAATAAGTGGAATTCCGACAGTTCCAATATTTTGGATACAAGACGAAGATCACGATTTTGCTGAAATCAACCATTGTTGGATTCCCAACATGAACGGCGACGCTGTTCGCCTAGAATTGCTAGGGGACAAGAAGAGCGATTATCTTAGCCGCGTTTCTGTTAAATATCGAACCATAAATTCTGACATTGAGCCACTTCTTGATATTGTTAAAACTGAATACCAGGCCCTGCCGTTTACGACCGAGATAATCGAACAAATCGAGGCATGTTACAAATCCGGAAAAAGCATTAGCGATGCGTTCCGCGAATTTCTAGGTCTAGTTTTTGCCGACGATGGTTTGGTTTTGTTTTCTCCCAGAGACGCCGCTGTAAGCAATTTGCTTTCGCCGATATTTGAACTATCGCTAGAAAAGCACGCTCAAATTGCGCAAGCACTAATAGAACAAACAGCGAAGCTAACCAAATACTGTGTCGACAATGTAGTTCATATTCGAGAAAATTCGCCGCTTTTTTTCTTCCACAAAGGTGGGGCAGATGGACCGCGATATAGACTTTCGGAGGATCTCCACTCTTGGAATCTGATAGGGGGAAATTGCTCAATTTCAAATTCAGAACTCATCGCCTTCCTTAAAAAAGAGCCTTTGCGTTTTAGCACAAGCGCACTCCTAAGACCCATAGCACAAGACTATCTCTTCCCAACAGTGGCCCAAATTGCGGGCCCAAGTGAAATAAACTACTTGGCACAAATGCGCCCGCTCTACGACATATTCGCTCTCAACAAGCCACTAATCGTTCCACGTCCTAGCATATTGTGCCTAGAACCAAAGATTAGGCGCAAACTTTCGCAGCTAGGACTTACTGCAAGCGATCTAGCCTTATCTGAAACCGACCTACTAAAGAAAGTAGCTCAAACTCACTCATCTCCGGCTCAAGAACCAGCCCATTTAGAAAATCAGATACTAGCTCAAATAGAAAAAGCCCTCGAGTTTTATAAAATGGCCGCATCTTCAGTAGATGAAACATTACTGGGAGCATTAGCTAGGACTAGCCAAAAAATCGCTAATCAAGTTCACGTTCTGGTTCAGCGCTACGAAGAAGCGTTTCTTAGACTGGACGACATGCATAAAAGCAGACTTAAGCAGATTCGAAATGCTTTGATGCCGAACGATATGCACCAAGAGCGAGTTTTTTCTCCATTATATTTCCTCTGCAAATATGGCTACTCTTTTAAAAATAGATTGATCGAAACTATAAATCCGCTATCTAGACAGAACTACGAACTCGATTTATAA
- a CDS encoding SseB family protein has translation MSTGDTLKNFFELIAQGSSEHLQKAYDLLLEANLFVPVTFSTVNGSSGGVEKYSVPTFTDKGTVLLPVFSSEDFFNAWSAGRYECLSVPGESLSLVVPRDSCLVINPGNECSVRISAEDLANIAQLAAGEFEVREDAELSSAVVEPLEPSQDNLASANIEKMEFSLVKLLERYEEVAEAYYLDRRTKFSDGSLGLLAENLTADRRFRLIADIGEISRKYCGTAGAIEVYDDLSSTLSHSWELFSSLTPFYVRMDSADCDDLPIERRQRVASPRFFGQKF, from the coding sequence GTGTCGACCGGTGATACTCTTAAAAATTTTTTCGAGCTTATTGCCCAAGGCAGTAGTGAACATTTGCAAAAAGCTTATGATTTGCTGCTAGAGGCGAACCTTTTCGTGCCGGTCACTTTTAGCACTGTTAATGGCTCATCTGGGGGTGTAGAAAAATACAGCGTTCCTACGTTTACAGATAAGGGGACAGTGCTGTTACCTGTGTTTAGTTCGGAAGATTTTTTTAACGCATGGTCGGCTGGTAGATACGAATGTCTGTCGGTTCCTGGAGAAAGTCTTAGCTTAGTTGTTCCACGAGATTCTTGCTTGGTAATAAACCCTGGTAATGAATGTTCTGTTCGCATCTCGGCGGAAGATTTGGCAAATATTGCCCAGCTCGCTGCTGGAGAGTTCGAAGTTCGAGAGGATGCAGAGCTATCGTCTGCTGTGGTAGAGCCATTGGAGCCTAGTCAGGATAATTTAGCAAGCGCGAACATAGAGAAAATGGAGTTTAGCCTTGTCAAGTTATTAGAGAGATATGAGGAGGTTGCAGAAGCTTATTATTTGGATAGAAGGACGAAGTTTTCCGATGGTAGCCTGGGATTACTAGCGGAAAACCTTACGGCTGATAGGAGGTTTAGGTTAATTGCGGATATTGGCGAAATTTCTCGCAAGTACTGTGGCACTGCGGGTGCTATAGAAGTATACGATGATCTTAGCTCTACCCTATCTCACTCATGGGAGCTTTTTAGTAGCCTTACTCCCTTTTACGTCCGCATGGATTCTGCTGACTGCGATGATTTGCCTATCGAGCGACGCCAAAGAGTTGCCTCACCGCGTTTCTTCGGACAAAAGTTCTAG